A segment of the Gossypium hirsutum isolate 1008001.06 chromosome D10, Gossypium_hirsutum_v2.1, whole genome shotgun sequence genome:
TTAGTAGGAATCAAAACCTGGAGAATTACCTTGGTCTTCCATCAATGGTGGGGCGTAACAAATAGAGGGCTTTTAAGGAACTTAAAGAAAAGCTTATAAAAAGAGTCTCTAGTTGGAGTTCGAGATTACTTTCCATAGGGGGAAGGGAGGTCCTTATTAGAGCTGTACTCCAGGCTATTCTGCTTTATGCTATGAATTGTTTTCTATTATCGGCAGCAGTTTGTAGGGACTTAGAAGCGATTATGGCTCGATTCTGGTGGCAAAAGAAAGCAGGAAAAAAGGACTTCATTGGTGTTCGTGGAAGAAGCTGGCAGTACCGAAAGAGAAGGGCGGGATGGGTTTTCGAGATTTGGCAAAGTTCAATATTGCACTACTTGCTAAACAGGGCTGGCGGCTTATAGAAAATCCGAGTTCCTTACTTGCGCGTCTGCTCAAAGCAAAGTACTATAGGGGATCAGATTTTATGGAAACCTCTTTAGGAGTGAATCCATCTTTTGTTTGGAGAAGTATTTGGTGTGCTAAAGGCCTCCTAGGGTCTGGTTTGAAGTGGAGAATCAGGTCTGGAACATCAGTGTCAATTTGGAAGGATTATTGATTGCCAGGGAAAACTCAACATTCTATTTCTACAGATAGGGTGGATGGTTTGGATTGGGTGGCTGATTTAATTCTGAAGGGACCTAATCGTTGGAACAGAGATCTTATTTACTTAACTTTTTCTGTTGAGGAAGCTGACCAGATTATGAGTCTACCTATTCCCATTACTGAACAAGCAGATAAAGTAGTGTGGTGTAGTAAAAATTCGGGTATCTAGTCTGTGAAGAGTGGATATAAAATGTTACTGGAGAACTCAAATGTAAGCATCAACGAGCAAAACAGATTCAAGCAGATATGGAGTTTAGAGTGCCCTTCAAAAATTCGCATATTAATCTGGAAATTTGCCCAAAATTATGTGCCTACTTTTCAAAACTTACATTATAGGAGATTGTCTTCTGATAATTGTTGTCCGTGTTGTGGTCAGGGGAGCGAATCTTCTATTCACGCTGTTCGGGATTGTTTGTTTGCTGCACAAGTTTGGTCAAAGTTAGATGTCCAGTGGCCGAGTTCAATTGTGTATTTCAATGAGTGGCTGAGTTGGCTGTTAGAAAATTCTGAAAAGAACAAGAAAGGATTAATTGTTGTTACAATTTGGGCGATTTGGTTCTCTCGAAATAAATTTGCTCATGAAAGACAAGTGCAAATTTTAGAGGAAATTGTTACCTtcattaggggttttgggttgGAATATCGTAGTAGTGCTGAGTTTTTGAAGCACCCTCAATCGAGATCCATGGTAAAATGGTCGCCTCCTCCACCAGGATGGTTAAAAATTAACGTGGATGCGGGGTTGTCGATCGTCAAAAATCGAGAGTTGACTGTTTTTATTATTAGAAATGATGAGGGATTTATAATGGGGTCGGGTTTTCAAATACATAATCTGGTTCATTTGGTGGCAATAGCTGAAGTGATTGTTGTTCTTCATGGGCTCCATTTCGCCCTGGATATGGGTTTTTCAAAGGTGATGCTTGAGAGTGATTCAAGATTGGTGGTAAATAATAGTCAAAAATTAAGCGAGGATTACTCGGAGACTAGGCCATTTACCTGGGACGCGAAGAATCTGGCCAGAAAGTTTCAATGCTGTCGATTCCAGTTCATTGCGAGAGAAGGGAATGGAGCTGCACATGCATTGGCTGTTGAGGGTATGCGAGCAGAAGGGGATTCATTTTGGGTGGAAGATGCGCCTTTGAAAGCTCTGGAAGTAGCCGATTCTGATCGTCGGAGTGGGCGACCTCCATAAACCCTTTTTCTATTTCAATGTTGGAGTTGAGAATTACTTATACAGGTTGGCCATTCTCAACCGCTTTCTTTTCCGGTTGTTGTCGGATTTGAAGGATCTTAACCGTTTATTTTATTGGGGTTTAGTGGAGTCATTCAGCGCCTGAGGATTTGTTGGATGGAGAAGACGGtgcttatttttaattttcctttttgctGTTTTGTTTTTTCCAATTTGTTTTGAGTTTTGTTTTACTTTGGTTTGTTTGTTGCTGATGGACTTCTCCTGTTTGCTGCTCAGGCTCAATTGCTATAAACGgttttttctgttaaaaaaaacataattctaAGAATGTAATGTtactttacaaaattaccctattaaataaaataaaatattcatatattttaatattttaaataattttattaataataaataataatatatttttaataatctttactattaaaaaatatttgaattatttcaAAAAGTATAATTTTCTCAAATGTCGAACATGATACATAAATACATTCGAAAGACAACTTGCATATtgacttaattgtgaaaatatacaagttttaaaatttgCTTCACGACATAACACATATAAATTCAGATATATTAATGTACCATGTATATAGCTTGAAATATCTTCAACTTCTTAATATAGTAAACCACAATCAATTGTGTATAAATTGTTTTTCAACTTAAGCTATTAGTGATATGAGTCGACGAAGTCTATTAGTTAGTTTTTATctcgttttaaaatttgaatttaatttgaatttgaatttttttatcttttgttgTTATTTGAATAACTAACATTATCTTAGTCAAGTCTTTACTTGTAAAATAGGATCATTTATCAATGAATTTTGTGTGTTTTTCTTCTTATTCTTTCCAAAACCTTATATGGTATACAGAGCCAAATATCTCTAAATGAGAAAAGATCCTCCATTTTCTTCTCACCCACTCCAATCTTCTCATAATGACTACGAATAACTCAACCCCTCTAGTAATTACCTCCGACCCTACTACTAAAACTATTCAAATTGTCTAGTTCAACCCAACCTCCCAATTACCTCTTAAGCTTTATGCTAGCTCCAACTCTTCGACTTGGAAATCACAATTTACCATGATGTTAGATAGACATGATCTCTAAGGTCACCTTGATGGCACCAAACCCGCTCTACCAAAACATGTTGAAGAGAATAACATCACCCAAACAAATCTTGCTTATCACATTTGGTTTCACCAAGATCAACTCATCTAGCAAGCCATGATGGCTTCTGTTGATAACTCAATTGCCTCCACAATTGCTTCTGCTGATACTTTACAAAAAACGTGGGCTCTTTTGCATACTTTATATGCAAACAAAAGTCACACATGAACCTGTAGCCTTCGTGATCAACTTACTAAAGTCACAAAGCAAGCCAAGAGTGTTGTAGAGTATCTACAACAAATCAAGACCATCACAAATAAGTAAGTTGATATTGGTTCTCTGATTTAGACTCTCCCAAAATATCAAGATCCTCAGTGGTTTTGGTCCAAAATATCAAGAAGTTTTCACCTCTATTTAGACTCTCCCAACACTAATCGAATATGAATAGCTTTTTCAAAAACATGTTGATCATGAACTCTTTCTCCAACATGAGGAGAAATGAATGTCTTCTACTCCATCTTGGATTTTAAGCACTAGCACTACTCATCATCTCAATGGTACTATTAATGTGTAAGCATTAAGTTTTTCCTTTAAACTTGTCAGTACATTATGTGCACATTTTATTAAACACAATCTCATTTTTGTTTCCCAATTTTGTAAAGATAATAAAAATctattgaatttttttcttttcatttaaaaaaaattgcgaAGGTTTTCATGATTGAATGCTTCTAAACTTTCCCACCGATCATTAAGGGAATCACTCTCCATTTTTTTCTTATGAAACGTTGGAATCACATTCCAACTAATTCCAACTAATTAAATTCCTTGAAAAGAGAGAACTTTCCATCACACCAAACTCCCTCTAAGTGTCAACTCACCAATGCTTACAAATTAAAATCGAGTATTTTCTTGCTCAAGGTTCTCTTTTATAGATAGttatagatatgatttttttaaatatttttacattatttgagttttttataattataaactttTGGATTTTTGGAATCATGATCAAATTGATAAGATGTTagaggttaaatttgttatcatACCAATCAAAGAGAGCCTTGTCAGCCTTCCATTTGGTGAGCAAATACATTTTAAGGGTAGGATGACTAGAACTTGAAATTAACTTTATGTAGGTGAcaacattaacaaaaataaaaaattgatgacCAAAGCAAAAGTGTCCTCGAACTTGAGTAACTATCTGGGTAATTTACCTTTCTTTTACCATGCCTATAAATTCACAATCAGTCCCTCATTTGTTTTTTCACACAAGCAAGAGTTGCCTCCAATCGCTGTCGAGTTCCTAAGCCAAAACCTATccaaatcattatttttttattatcttcgATTCAAATTTTTTAAACCATACTATGGCTTTGTTGAGTGAAGAGAATCATATTGCTCTAATAGCTCTGAatgtaataatttattaatttattatttaagctaatatttttattattaatatttaattcaacatttaaatttttttagcattttgaatgcattttttttatttacttcctAAGTTGAGGAACAAAATTTTTGAATTCAACAAAATGTACAATGTCTGATACTGAATGAAAAGCAAGGCCAAGTGAAAGTGCATCTAGAGGTAGCAGGTTTTTTGAAGTGGTTAAAATACTTCACATACCAATATGGTCGTTGTTTCTTACAACCTTGGTGGAAAGGTAGATATTAGAAACTCTTAGTTACCACTTTTCCTACGGTGAAACAACAACCACATTTGAAGATGTAGTCGAATTTGTGTCATTTAATGTAATAATGGAATCATAGATTAAACTGGAATTCAAGTTCAAATGATCTTGTGAGACCCTTGTTGCACCACACATATGTAGGTTGTTATatttgcaaaattcccatatttatTTCTTCTATATATAAGCTACCAAATTGGTCCACATGTAATCTTAGTTGTATTTAATGCATTTACACACATAAATGTTGGTATTAGACTTCATGACCTTGAAATCCACCGATTCTCCGTCCTTGATTATTCTCTTTGCAACATATTTTGATGGAAAAATTAAGCTAACTACAAGCACACCATTGTTATCAATAAGACAAAAAATTCATGCCTATGAATGTTACCACCTAGTGCTTCAATAATAACTTGACGACTCATATCTACGATGACGATAAAAACTATTGGTTCATCTTACGACTTGGGACCATTGGCACTTATAACTTAAACATCGATTTCTTCTCGGACTTGGGCTTTAGTTTCGACTCTAGTGAAGTCATCAATGTCATCATCACGACGTTCTGGTTCCGTGAACACATCAAATGAGGTAGGTTGAGCTTCATCTTAGACTATATTTATTAGAGATTGCCACCTACAAGCAAAACCAACATCTTGTTATACAACTCATGAATACCCAACATTATAAATTCCTGAGTATGGTATCAAGATATGTACTAGGAATATTCGACATTGAAGGATTCTTCGGGACTTCTAAATATAAGGAAAAGAACCCCAAAATATCTGGTATTGATGGAATTTCTAAATGATATGTTGGCACCGAGATAGGCGAAATGCTtgcataattcaaaattttatacctAGCATCAAGAATATCTTCGACTTGCACTAACAACTCCATTGCAACATCCACACTTTCTTAGTGCCCAAACACCGTAGTATCAACAGCTTTATCATTATTGAGACCCACTACAACGTATTTACTCCCTTTCTACTAGACCTAAAAAATGTGTACTTGAAATTGGATATCCATTTGGTAGTTCCATCATGGATTTTCTTCAAAATTCTCCTTTTTGTTCTCTCTAAGGAAACATATTTCTTAAAGGTTATGTTAAAAAGAGATTCAGATTGGCATACAGTTCTATCATTAGTTGAAATCATGTATCCATTTAAACGATTTGTGTCATAAATCAATTTTCCATCTTCCCATTTAAAgctaatcaaatattaaatttcaacatTACAAATGTTAACAAAAAAGGTGTCGATAAGAGAAAAAACAACCCTAAAAAATTGGTGCCTAAGTTGGTGAGCACTTCTCTAGGCACTAAATGAAAAAACAGAAAACACACATAACATTAGAATATGATTACACAGTTCTATTTCCCTACGTCCGTAGAGCCTAGCTCAATGAGAAATATGCACTCTCTTCAACAATTACAAAGTCAACCTACTCAATCACACACACCGTGATCGTTTCCCTCACTCTTGCACTTTGAAGATACAATACTCTCACCACTATGAACACCCTTTGTAGTCATAGCAAGTAAAACCACATTAACAAGTTTTACTGTAAAAACATCACTCTTACAAAAAAATATTCTCATAAGAATAGATTAAGTGCCTAATAATTAGTACATTTTCCTATGCAAGTCTCTCAAATATATAAACATGATTTCAAAACTTGCTTACAATAGAAGATTTAATACAATCCCAATAAAACAGTAATCCAATCAATAGTAgtacaatataataatatacacGATAAATATGGACTATTGACAACTCAACATCATAATCACAATCCAATTCGAAGTCCATAATCTAAGGGATTACTTTAAGGAATTTCAATCCTAATCAATTATCAATATACATATTTTCTAGCAGCATGATCTTCCATAACGGGCTTGAAATtcaccaagtaattagcatacccCAAATATAAGGTTTAATAAATTGTcaacacataaataaaaatagacCTTCCTTATTCATATGTAGAACATATTCGAAAAATGTAACAACAATAACAACATAACAATTCTAACGATCCCAACAATTCTTAATAACAAATAATCTAACAAAATTAACACTTACTACAATGATAACCATATACAATAACACAACTTTCTTATACCATACGTTAAACATATTCGACAATCGCAACAACATAATAACATGACATTGGTTATAAAAATACTTACAAATTTACTATTAACATTTGTTAAgcacaataataacataaaattgaCTACAAAAACTGATGACAATTTTTATGGCACTGATTCATGAATTATGGAAAAAAACGATTTAAGTGAGTTATAGAAACTTTGTAAGTAGTTGGAATGGTTTAAGGTTTGTAGATATTCAAAAGAATTTTTGGGAGAGTTTTTTcagaatgatttttttattttgtttggaaaACTGTAAAGTTTTTAGGAGAGGGGAAGAGGGTGATTAACTTGAGATAAAATGGTCAACATCATGGGTGTTGACTTTAATGAGTCAAAAAATTGTCTGAACCCAACACTTATGGGAGTCGAGTTTTTACCCCAACTCGAATTTGTGTTTTTAACAACAAAGTACAAAATTCTAGGTAAAAATTGTGTTAGAAGGACTTCGACACACATATATTTTGTACATTCTATTCAACACTtgcataaaaatttaatatttattagtgtcaaaaaaatgtatattatgataaataactttataaaatatccCGTGCAAAGTGCCATGGTCGTTCACCTTACAAATTAGTCTTGTTTTAAAGAATGTGAAAATTAAGGAGCACattttataatagtaaattaTACTGAGGCAAAAAGCTAAATAATCTACACCAATGGGGCTCTGATGAAATTGTTTAATTAACGTTAAAAAACGAAGGTCTCTGCTTTGAGATCATCTGTATATGTCTCCATTGATGTTGAAATCAAGCTTCTTTCTTTGATCCAATTCTCCATTTTCAACTGAATAATCCAACCAATTTatatacacataaataaataaatgatagaaTTAATTAGTCGGCGGCGTTTAGATGCATTCATCTCCATTTTCGTAACAGTGCATCCTCATGAGATCTCTGCTTTGCTCCATTCTTCTTCATGTTTCTTCTTTgtaagttaataatattaactcattccataattaattttaattttaattaaattgtcttaattttgaattgggttttttttgtttgtttgttttgttttttcccCCAGATTTTGAGTGCTTATTTTGTGGTGCTGCCATTGAGGGATGAAGGGGCAATTTCATTGGGATTATCTAATTTGCCTGAATTGTTTGTTGGGTCTTTAGTGTTGACTTTGATAGCTGCTCCTCTTTCTACTCTCATCTTCTCTTTGCCTAATCTTTCCAAAGTCAAGGTAAATCTCAATTcacttcatatttcattttctttattgcttttattcttggatttttagaattttactgaaatgttgaaaatgggctgtatttatatataaaagtttaggggtgAAGTGGAAAGTTTGGCTCTTTTGTTATTGAATTTTCTGCTCCgttttattttataagtaaaatATTGAATTCGgatatataacctaatcatagtTTTGAAGAACTAAGCGTGGACAGTTTAACTTTCATTGATAACAAAGTGCGTAATTTTACTTTAAACAAGTATGACTGAGTTGCTGTTAATTTGTACTTGGTTTATGTAGAGACTAGAGAGTTACAACCTAGTTATGGTTCCGGTAGAGTAGAGTTCTGGGACAGATGAATTATAAAGTCTATCTCTTATTGTAGTCGATAATACCGGTGAACAGAGTGACTGACCTGGAAATGGTTCCGAGAGTGGGGTCTTGAGAGAAGTGAATTAGAAACTTTAGCTCTCTTTGTTGTTAGTATAGGTGATAAAGTGGCTTTTGCAGAACTTAATATATTTAAGATTTAGGTGCCAATTTGTTTAGCTAAACATTGGAAGGTTACTTTCTGCGATCCCTCACTTAAATGGTCTTGAAGCTGAGACTTTTAGCTTCCTTTAGGGAATACCACCATACATGTGATCCGCGGAAGGTTTTTTTGTGCGGTAATGCATGCCCTTAATCATTGAACCAAACAATAATGGAAATGATTTTGTCATCCACCTTTCGTATATGGTTGTTTAAGtaattttgccatgttgtatGGCCTCTTATTGATTTTAATATATTACTTTCAGAACATGCCAACATAGTGATACAATGTTGCATTTTATTGGCATTGTTCGGGGTTTTTCATTAGGTCAATGTATCGATGTTTTATTTAAGTTTGGGATCATTTGCCTCAGTGGTCTATGCACAACTGTCTGTTGTACTTTGTCACTTTAGCCTTTCAATATCCTTGAGAAGAAATCTGTGAGGTCCATAACCGTTTCATGCCGGTAAtattcttcatgttttgttatatatTGTCCTCTAATTGGTCCTTCTTGAAATTACAGGCTTTGGTTTTTATACACAGGCTTTTTAGTGTATCACTTGTTGTGTTCTTCATTCTATGGCATACTTCATCAACGGAGACTTTACAATCCCATTCAAAGGTAATCCAAAAAGTCCACATGGTGGTGTTGTTCTCATGTTTGATCCTTGTTTGTCATCAGAAATTGGTTCTTCATATAATTTTGTACTAACATGTGGTGCAAACTGTTTGTAGAATTCAGTTGGGATTTCCACCGAACTTAAAGTCGGTATTGGTCATGACAGCCCTATTGATGCTCAAGGTTGGGGAAACCATGGTTGGTTTTATGTTTCAGTTAGAATTGGATTGTTCCTCTGGGTATGACAACACTTGATCTATTTGTCATTAATTTTGCCTGCCAACTATTATCTagtattttaagttttaataatGGAAACTTTCTGTTTCTGTTTTCTTGTTTGTATGGAAGGTTGCCTTGCTTAATCTTATCACAATATCTTCAACCTGGGCTAGAGTAATTGATGTCATGGATAGTGAGGTATTGACACTTTCTGTTTCTCTTATGAAGCTTATGATATCCTGCTTGCGCTCAATTTCTGCTTTGCTTCAGTCAGGGTCAAGATTGTTTGGTTTCATTGGTGCTGGTGCAACACTTGGCCAGCTCTTTGGGTCTTTGTTTGCCACAGGAATGGCTTGGCTGGGTTCATGTATGTACGCCCAGTTGATTCTTTGAATGTCAGATTGTCAATATCTGGTTTTTACTACTTTTCTCTACCCTTCCCCCCTCTCTTTCTCTGTCTTTGGTTTTTTTACAGTGGGAAGTGTTCAATTGCAGATCTTCTCCTATTTGCTGCCGTTTTGATGGAACTAGCAGCACAGTCATCAAAAGGGATCAACAAGGATATAGGTTATATCCCTGAAGAGTTATTTCCTATCAGGTTAGCTAAATCCTTATGTTTGCATATCTcttaaagatttttatttttaatttttttttggggtGGGGGGTGGGGGTGAGGAGTTTATGGTTATTGGAATACATTGTTATATGATTTGTATGCGAGTAAGGAAAGCCCTTACATCTGTGAACTATGATGTTTATTTCCCTGAACAATTATTGGTATTCTGCCTATCATACTTCACCATTTTGGATGACATCTAGATTTATTCACACCGACCTAATGAGATTTAGGTCACCAAATAATGTCTTAGCTTGATATGTCTACTCATACAATTTCACGGGGTAGCAGGCGTCTGATTGATGGATGCCATGTTAGATGTTAAAAGAAGCAGTACATCATATAAAGTGACTACTTCATCAATCTCAGCTTGTCTGTAAAATATGGATGCTAGATGCTTCTGTTTTACCTTCGGAAGTTTCTGGCTAACCTGCATGCATGTTTTGAGGATTGAACCTTGTACTTTCTAACTTTATTGTGATTCCTTTTAGAAGAGCTGACTCGGATCAACAaaaagatgaagatgatgatgagcAGACTGTATCAGCTCTCAAAGTTTCTTCTCCTAAACTAACTACCTCTTCAGTGAAGCCTGAACTTTGGGCTATCTTAGATGGACTGCGACTTGTATTGTCATCGACCTATTTGTTGCACGTGTCATTGTTCCTCTGGTTGAGTGCAGTTGTTTCCTCTTTCTTCTACTTTCAGGTAAAAATGCTATCTTGATGCACAGATATAGCTTGAATTTGCTAACCATGCATGCTAAATACTGCTACTAAGCTTTGGCATGCATATTCTGGGGCTCTTTTTCTATTGATAATTATGATTGGTACAAGGTACAGTATCTAGTAGTTTGTAAAATCAAGTGTTTCTtgtaagagaa
Coding sequences within it:
- the LOC121222465 gene encoding uncharacterized protein is translated as MIELISRRRLDAFISIFVTVHPHEISALLHSSSCFFFILSAYFVVLPLRDEGAISLGLSNLPELFVGSLVLTLIAAPLSTLIFSLPNLSKVKALVFIHRLFSVSLVVFFILWHTSSTETLQSHSKNSVGISTELKVGIGHDSPIDAQGWGNHGWFYVSVRIGLFLWVALLNLITISSTWARVIDVMDSESGSRLFGFIGAGATLGQLFGSLFATGMAWLGSYLLLFAAVLMELAAQSSKGINKDIGYIPEELFPIRRADSDQQKDEDDDEQTVSALKVSSPKLTTSSVKPELWAILDGLRLVLSSTYLLHVSLFLWLSAVVSSFFYFQKVNVIAMTVASSVGRRRLFGQINSFIAVFILAGQLTLTGHILTVAGVTIALCCTPFVSFSNLVAVAIWPTWIVIAISETLRKVVNYVVTKPGRELLFTVVSEDEKYKAKICIDVIVQRLGDAAAAAIYKLLFSIFKGRISTVSLYALPVCLLWLVTAFYLGRHQTRLARLQVGSS